A single genomic interval of Carassius auratus strain Wakin unplaced genomic scaffold, ASM336829v1 scaf_tig00216984, whole genome shotgun sequence harbors:
- the LOC113099635 gene encoding F-box/LRR-repeat protein 4-like: MFPMLTLLSMFYYICLRRRSRSGTRSEALGSRRAVELGQRSALPVTVEVEQYGKEVLDFSSHYGSENSMSYTMWNLAGVPNVYPSSGDFTQTAVFRTYGSWWEQCISSATPFRRTPPNFHSLDYLELAFEEPVYPTAVEVLETYHPGAIVKILACSLNPFSQNPPADVRWEVLWAGKPNKSLTPQARQFSPSIRQISFASNLLRLEVNSTLLDYYTELDAVILRGVRERPILALYKIPVIDINDLSDSEEEISDAGGLCCRSGGENRHNMGNGYFDRLPYELIQLIVSHLPVPDLCRLAQSCKLFHKHCCDPLQYIQLSLQPYWARLTDASLSHLQSRCTLLQRLNMSWTGNRGAVTAAGFCSFMKACGLSLVCLELSCCHFLTEACLEVIAQTCQCLQELNLASCDRLQPQAFNLIAKLPNLRRLVLYRTKVEQSAILSILTFCPELRHLNLGSCVMIEDYDVVASMLSARCRSLRSLDLWRCRNLSERGLAELVSGCRLLEELDLGWCSTLQSSSGCFQHLARSLPRLRKLFLTANRTVCDSDLEELAANCSALEHLDILGTRMVSPVSLRKLLQCCPQLKLLDVSFCSQIDSRFIQELSGLFPNVSIKKSFTQ; this comes from the exons ATGTTTCCTATGCTAACCCTTCTGAGCATGTTTTACTATATCTGTCTACGGCGGCGCTCCAGGAGCGGGACGCGGAGTGAGGCGTTGGGTAGCAGGCGGGCGGTCGAGCTGGGCCAGCGTTCGGCGCTGCCCGTCACCGTTGAGGTCGAGCAGTATGGCAAAGAGGTCCTGGACTTCAGTTCTCACTATGGCAGTGAAAACAGCATGTCCTATACCATGTGGAACCTGGCGGGAGTGCCTAACGTCTATCCCAGCTCAGGAGACTTCACCCAGACGGCTGTGTTTCGCACATACGGAAGCTGGTGGGAGCAGTGCATCAGCTCTGCTACCCCGTTCCGTCGTACGCCGCCCAATTTCCACAGCTTGGACTACCTGGAACTGGCTTTTGAGGAGCCCGTCTATCCCACAGCTGTGGAGGTGCTGGAGACCTATCACCCCGGGGCCATTGTCAAGATCCTAGCATGCTCGCTCAACCCTTTCTCCCAGAATCCTCCAGCTGATGTGAG GTGGGAGGTTCTGTGGGCAGGCAAGCCCAACAAATCTCTGACCCCTCAAGCTCGCCAGTTCTCCCCCAGCATCAGGCAGATCAGTTTTGCCAGCAACCTGCTGCGTCTGGAGGTGAACAGCACTCTTTTGGATTACTACACTGAGCTGGATGCAGTGATCCTGCGAGGTGTTCGGGAGAGACCCATTCTGGCCCTCTATAAGATCCCTGTCATTGACATTAATGATCTGAGTGACAGTGAAGAGGAGATCAGTGATGCGGGAGGCCTCTGCTGCAGGTCGGGTGGAGAAAACAGGCACAACATGGGGAATGGCTACTTTGATAGGCTCCCTTATGAG CTAATCCAGCTGATTGTGAGTCATCTGCCGGTTCCGGACCTATGCCGATTGGCTCAGAGCTGCAAGCTCTTTCACAAACACTGCTGTGACCCTCTGCAGTACATCCAGCTCAGCCTGCAGCCGTACTGGGCCCGGCTCACAGACGCCTCTCTGAGCCACCTGCAGAGCCGCTGCACCCTCCTGCAGAGACTAAACATGTCTTGGACGGGCAACCGTGGAGCCGTGACGGCCGCTGGTTTCTGCAG CTTTATGAAGGCCTGTGGGCTGAGTCTGGTGTGCTTGGAGTTGTCATGCTGTCATTTCCTGACTGAAGCATGTTTAGAAGTGATCGCCCAGACGTGTCAGTGCCTCCAGGAGCTCAATTTGGCTTCCTGTGACCGTCTCCAACCTCAGGCCTTCAATCTCATCGCAAAACTCCCTAATCTACGCAGGCTCGTGCTGTACCGCACAAAAGTTGAG CAATCAGCCATATTGAGCATCCTCACATTCTGCCCAGAGCTCAGGCACCTTAACCTGGGAAGCTGTGTCATG ATTGAGGACTATGATGTGGTGGCGAGCATGCTGAGTGCACGCTGCCGTTCTCTGCGCTCCCTCGACCTGTGGCGCTGCAGGAACCTAAGTGAGCGCGGTCTGGCAGAGTTGGTTTCGGGTTGCAGACTCCTGGAAGAGCTGGACCTGGGTTGGTGCTCCACGCTTCAGAGCAGCTCGGGCTGCTTCCAGCACTTGGCCCGCAGTTTGCCCCGCCTACGAAAGCTATTCCTCACTGCCAACCGCACCGTGTGCGACTCTGACCTGGAGGAGCTGGCCGCCAACTGCAGTGCCCTGGAGCACCTTGATATACTGG GCACACGGATGGTGAGCCCTGTCTCTCTGCGGAAATTACTGCAGTGTTGTCCTCAGCTAAAGCTGTTGGATGTGTCCTTTTGCTCACAGATCGACTCTCGCTTCATCCAGGAGCTCAGTGGCCTTTTCCCAAATGTGTCCATCAAGAAGAGTTTCACTCAGTAA